A segment of the Oncorhynchus tshawytscha isolate Ot180627B linkage group LG06, Otsh_v2.0, whole genome shotgun sequence genome:
ATTGCCTTCCTTTCCTAGACTCCCTTCCTTTTCCTCACTGCCTACCTTTCCCTCACTGCCTTCCTTTCCCTCACTGCCTTCCTTTCCCAgactcccttcctttccctcactGCCTTCCTTTTCCTCACTGCCTTCCTTTCCCTCACTGCCTTCCTTTTCCTCACTGCCTTCCTTTTCCTCACTGCCTTCCTTTCCCAGACTCCCTTCCTTTTCCTCACTGCCTTCCTTTCCCTCACTGCCTTCCTTTTCCTCACTGCCTGCCTTTCCCAGACTCCCTTCCTTTCCCAGACTCCCTTCCTGTCCCTCACTGCCTTCCTTTTCCTCACTGCCTTCCTTTTCCTCACTGCCTTCCTTTTCCTCACTGCCTTCCTTTTCCTCACTGCCTTCCTTTCCCTCACTGCCTTCCTTTTCCTCACTGCCTTCCTTTTCCTCACTGCCTTCCTTTCCCAGACTCCCTTCCTTTTCCTCACTGCCTTCCTTTCCCTCACTGCCTTCCTTTCCCTCACTGCCTGCCTTTCCCAGACTCCCTTCCTTTCCCAGACTCCCTTCCTGTCCCTCACTGCCTTCCTTTTCCTCACTGCCTTCCTTTTCCAGACTCCCTTCCTTTTCCTCACTGCCTTCCTTTTCCTCACTGCTTTCCTTTCCCAGACTCCCTTCCTTTTCCTCACTGCCTTCCTTTTCCAGACTCCCTTCCTTTTCCTCACTGCCTTCCTTTTCCTCACTGCTTTCCTTTCCCAGACTCCCTTCCTTTTCCTCACTGCCTTCCTTTTCCTCACTGCCTTCCTTTTCCTCACTGCCTTCCTTTTCCAGACTCCCTTCCTTTTCCTCACTGCCTTCCTTTTCCTCACTGCCTTCCTTTCCCAGACTCCCTTCCTTTTCCTCACTGCCTTCCTTTTCCTCACTGCCTTCCTTTCCCAGACTCCCTTCCTTTTCCTCACTGCCTTCCTTTTCCTCACTGCCTTCCTTTCCCTCACTGCCTTCCTTTCCCTCACTGCCTTCCTTTCCCTCACTGCCTTCCTTTTCCTCACTGCCTTCCTTTTCCTCACTGCCTTCCTTTTCCTCACTGCCTTCCTTTCCCAGACTCCCTTCCTTTTCCTCACTGCCTTCCTTTTCCTCACTGCCTTCCTTTTCCTCACTGCCTTCCTTTCCCAGACTCCCTTCCTTTTCCTCACTGCCTTCCTTTTCCTCACTGCATTCCTTTCCCAgactcccttcctttccctcactGCCTTCCTTTTCCTCACTGCATTCCTTTCCCAgactcccttcctttccctcactgccttcctttcccagactcccttcctttccctcactcccttcctttccctcactCCCTTCCTTTCCCAgactcccttcctttccctcactGCCATCCTTTCCCTCACTGCCTTCCTTTTCCTCACTGCTTTCCTTTTCCTCACTGCCTTCCTTTCCCTCACTGCCTTCCTTTCCCTCACTGCCTTCCTTTCCCTCACTGCCTTCCTTTCCCTCACTGCCTTCCTTTCCCAgactcccttcctttccctcactgccttcctttccctcactgccttccttttcctcactgccttcctttccctcactgcctccctttccctcttcctctcctctatcccccgtcATTCCCTTTTCttcgctctcactctcttttctctcccatttctccatgtctctcaatctctgtcagtaCGTATAGCTAGTTCAGCTACATCCCTCCTACTGCAGTCTCAGCTACAGCAAGacaacctcctctcctttctATTCCCTTTTCCCCTTCTGATATTTCCCCCCCTcatttcctcttctccccttttctctctagtgtgtgtgtgtgtgttatttcaaacTTCCTCTGTTGTCATTACTGGTGACCACTGCCACTAGGTGATACTGGTGGTCATCagtacacacacgcgcgcgcgcacacacacacgcgggcgcacacgcacgcacacgcacacgcacacacacacgcacacgcacacgcacacgcacacgcacacgcacacgcacacacacacacgcacacacacacacgcacacacacacacacacacacacacacacacacacacacacacacacactttaattaATTGAATACACGATGAGAGTAAAGAAGAGGGAGATCAAAACTACATCAAATTAAATTGAATCCATTACTTAGCAGGGATGCAGATGAAAAGAGGAAGTAAATTGTTGATGGAGAGTTGAAAACACAGGAGGTATTCTCCTTTtaaatccctccctctcacactGGCTTTCTAAATGTGTTATAAACCTGACCTTGACCCattgtctcccctgtctctctctctcacaggtaaTCTCCTGAGTGTGTACAGAGCCACCCCCAATACACATGTTGCCACAATGTGACAGCAACTGTCTGACCACAGAGACCGCCACCTAGACAATCCACAACACTATACATTCCTACAGCACTGTAACCTGACAACAGTAGATTCCTACAGCGCTGTAACGTTGTaacaacactgagtcaatcacCATTGAATTGCCGCTGCTGAATCAACGTCTCTGAATCAACTCCTATAGATCGACTCCTCTGAATCAACTCCTCTCTGCTGTGAGGATGCTGAGGGTGTCAATGGTTCTACTGAAGAGGCAGCTGATCCTGTGGGTGTGGGTGTCCAGTGCTTTAGTAGTCTATTCCCTGCCATGGCGGGTCTCCTGTccgacagggtgtgtgtgtcagatgaaGCCCTGGTTCTCCCCCCAGTCAGTGTCCTGCGAGGCTTCTACTGTGGACTGTAACAACCTGTTCCTAACccaactcccctctcctctgcccccagacacacacaccctccgtCTGCAGAGTAACCTGCTGTCTGCCCTGGAGATACCACTCTTACACACACTCCCCAACCTCACCGAGTTGGACCTGTCTCAGAACCGCTTCAGCTGTGTTAggaccctaaccgtaacccagcCACAGGCTGCCTCCCTGCCCTCCCTACTCTCCTTGCACCTGGAGGAGAACCAGCTCTGGTTCCTGCCCCCTGCCTCCTTTTCCTCCCTGCCCGCCCTACAGGAGCTTTTCCTCAGCCACAACCGGCTGTTCTACCTGGCTCCTGGAGCATTCTCCGGCCTGGGCTTACTGCTGCGCCTGCACCTCAACAACAACCACCTGACCTCAATTGAGCCCCGCTGGTTCACTGCCCTGCCCCGCCTCCAGGTGCTGATGCTGGGGGGAAACCCAGTGGAGGTCCTCCCTGACCGGGGCTTCCAGGACCTGGGGTCTCTACACAGTCTGGTGCTGGGGAGCATGGGGCTGAAGGGGCTGACTGAGAGGGCCCTGGAGGGGCTGGACAGTCTGGAGAGCCTGTCCTTCTATGACAACCTCCTCACCACCGTCCCCACACAGGCTCTGAGGAGGATCCCGGGCCTCAAGTTCCTGGACCTGAACAAGAACCCTCTGAGTGTGGTTCAGACAGGGGACTTCAGGGACCtggtccacctgacagagctgggtcTGAACAACATGGAGGAGCTGGTGGCCATCGAGAGGGCAGCCATGGAGAACCTGCCTGAGCTCACCAAGCTGGAGATCACCAACAACCCCCGACTGTCCTACATCCACCCCCAGGCCTTCCTTCGGCTGGGCCGGCTAGAAAGTCTGATGCTCAACTCCAACGCTCTGAGCGCTCTGCACCAACACACTGTCCTGTCTCTGCCCAGCCTGAGGGAGGTCAGCCTGTACTCCAACCCCCTCCGCTGTGACTGCCTGTTCCGATGGGTGGCTAAGGAGCAAcctcacacagatacacagatgccGCAGGCTGTGAGGTTTATCCAGCCTCAGGCCACGTTGTGTTCTGAGCCTCCAGAGCTGAGGGCTCGTAGTGTGAGGGAGGTGTCAATCACCGAGATGTCAGCGTCCTGCCTACCCCTCATCCCCCCTGGTATCCTTCCTCACTAcatgggggtgagagagggggagaggctgaCTCTGCACTGTCGCGCGCTGGCAGAGCCTCAGCCCACAATCTATTGGGTCACTCCTTCTGGAATGAGACTAGGACCATCCGACCACACCCACAGCATCAAGCTTGCATCCAGCCAGACATCCTCTTACCATTCCCCCTTACCCAGCCGAGCATCTGGTAATGCCTCAGtcctcaccccttcctctccatcctccactgcCTACCGGTTACTGCCAGAGGGGACATTGGAGATTGTCATGGTGACGGCCCGGGAGGCGGGTCTGTACACCTGTGTGGCTGAGAATACACTGGGGGCCGACACTCACAGTGTGACTGTTGGGGTGCAGGGGCAAGGGAGGGGGGGTTTGAGGCGCCGGATGttggaggggagaggataggagttGAAGGAGAGGGTTTTGAGGGAGGTCAGGGCAAGGGTTAAGACAGCAAGCATGATGAGAAGTACACACACAAATAAAGCCTAGCTATATAAATAATTGATgatataacaacacacacacacttacttacaTTCCAACGTTTCCAAAGATAAAGGGTTATAGGATAGATACGGCTACCGCTCTTGACGGCGGTACCATTGTAGGTGGTTGTGAAGCCCGATCCGGGAACCACATGTCCTGCCGCAGCTGGGACATGTTGGTTCTGAATCTGGAGCTGCTTGCGGGAATGGTTTGGGAGCAATGGGACCTGTAAATAGAACATATGACAGGGCAGTGGTGTACAATCAGATATGTAtttatattacactatatatgCATACACATTGAcattgtttgtgtttgtataAAGAGGACAATCAAACTGCAGTACTGCTTTCTATCCCCAGAACCTatccacctaaccctaacccagcgaTTGAACTTCAGGAGAGGACTCTCACCCTCTTTACTTACACTAGGGCGCAGGCATTTTCTAAACAGTGCCATTTTATGGTAGCCTATCCTTGCTTTCTTTGAGGTTTTGTAAATCAAAGTGTTTAATGTGAGTAGCCCTTTCTCACTCCATCCTTTCCCTTGGCTTTCTATCACATTACTTTATTCTTCTATCGAACTGCCTGTACATACCATGAACTAGTTTTCCTACCCAGTATACCACTTCTCTTTCAAAGATGATTTAGATGTATTAAATTCTATTTTGAGCTATTATTAAAACATTTTGGACTGATATGCTGATGGTTTGTTTTCCTGACTATTAGCCAATTCCCTTATCACTGGAGGCATGTGCGGAGACGACAACTTAAATTCATATTCAATTACATGTATAACCTATACATTTCTACTGGCCACGGTTTGTATTAGCAATATGTCCGGGGTAATTAAATACAATCTCAGATCATAACACCCTACATAATTAGTATGCTGTGCTGAAGAGCCATAGTGTATTTGCTGAAAAAGAGCACAAATACAACTGAAAGGCTCAGAAGTGTATTACTTCTCATTGAACACAGACACAACTTAACAGATTCAATTGAAGGAAGTCAGGTGTTAGCATCTCAACCCGTCTTCATAGACGAGTCTCAGGAACAGCTTGCCTTCTTTATCTCTTTATTCCTCACAAACAGAGCGCCTTCTACAGAAACAAGGAACTTTGCTCTTACTCAAGGCATTGATTCATTATTTTCTGAACAGTCCTGGTTCTGCTCCTGGGCCCTGCAAACAGTAATGCCATTGTTTTCCAGGACCTTGTACTTGATGGGGTAGTAGAGGTAGCACTGACTGCTGTCAAACACAACAAAAACAGTAGGATTCTCCATCCGATTCACACAGGAGTCATAGTGATCCCGTCCAGAGCTTGTTTGGTTGGGGAGTCGAGGGGGGACGGACGTAGTCTATCGTTCCTAATCAGGTTTTACCCACATGAACCCAGTGTCTCGGCCCTCTGGCGGAGTAGCGGTGAGCTTGCTGGGCAAAACTACAAAGTAAACGCTATGGCTGTGACGGCTAGTGGGTCAAGCCACACGCGGGTTGAAGTTCTGTCGGGAGATATCCTCGACGGCACTCTGAGGTTCCATGGAACAGGTGTCTCTGCAGGACTGTGCCAGGGTCCACCTGCATGTATTGCTTCTGCCAagtgaacacacacaacacactgtcaaaGATTTACTCACACACAGAAAATATGTGCATTTTGAATGTATTTGAAGTGCTCAATGTTAGTGGGGGCAAGTCTTAAGAGAccaccaagatggcatagcagtcagacgtcttttgtcctcatcttgtcgtgtcccgtatatatacagtggggcaaaaaagtatttagtcagccaccaattgtgcaagttctcccacttaaaaagatgagagaggcctgtaattttcatcataggtacacttcaactatgacagacaaaatgaggaaaaaaaaccagaaaattacattgtaggatttttaatgaatttatttgcaaattatggtggaaaataagtatttggtcaataacaaaagtttatctcaatactttgttacataccctttgttggcaatgacagacgtcaaacgttttctgtaagtcttcacaaggttttcacacactgttgctggtattttggcccattcctccatgcagatctcctctagagcagtgatgttttggggctgttgctgggcaacacggactttcaactccctccaaagattttctatggggttgagatctggagactggctaggccactccaggaccttgaaatgcttcttacgaagccactccactccttccggagcaaacatcaattattccggagctagccagccatcagtcactcctgggctacaatcacctatccggacccgttttactgccaacgcggagccccaccgggccttcacaactggactaccgacgttatctacccgagggagttatccagctggctcctccgtcgcgacgttacctgaacacCCATCTACGGTCCGCTAATCATTAGCTGTCTTAtcagctgctatctgaatagacctatcgGGCAATTtttatattgacattaaggagaggcatgcttagtagagtgatcaaaagggtccaatGAGTAGtaaggttggttggggtcacggcgattcagacagctagccgagtcatcggtagcaagctagcataggatggaggtctgtttttagccaccttgaaacagacctccatcctatgctagcttgctaccgatgactcggctagctgtctgaatcgccgtgaccccaaccaaccttaCTACTCattggacccttttgatcactctactaagcatgcctctccttaatgtcaatatgccttgtccattgctgttctggttagtgtttattggcttatttcactgtagagcctctagtcctgctcactataccttatccaacatattagttccaccacccacacatgcgatgacatctcctggtttcaattatgtttctagagacaatatctctctcatcatcactcaatacctagatttacctccactgtattcccatactaccatacctttgtctgtacattataccttgacgctattttatcgcccccagaaacctccttttactctctgatccagacgttctagacaaccaattctcattgattttagccgtacccttatcctactcctcctcttttcctctggtgatgtagaggtgaatccaggctctgcagtgcctagctccactcctattccccaggtgctctcttttgatgacttctgtaaccgtaatagccttggttccatgcatgttaac
Coding sequences within it:
- the LOC112252498 gene encoding leucine-rich repeat neuronal protein 2-like, whose translation is MLRVSMVLLKRQLILWVWVSSALVVYSLPWRVSCPTGCVCQMKPWFSPQSVSCEASTVDCNNLFLTQLPSPLPPDTHTLRLQSNLLSALEIPLLHTLPNLTELDLSQNRFSCVRTLTVTQPQAASLPSLLSLHLEENQLWFLPPASFSSLPALQELFLSHNRLFYLAPGAFSGLGLLLRLHLNNNHLTSIEPRWFTALPRLQVLMLGGNPVEVLPDRGFQDLGSLHSLVLGSMGLKGLTERALEGLDSLESLSFYDNLLTTVPTQALRRIPGLKFLDLNKNPLSVVQTGDFRDLVHLTELGLNNMEELVAIERAAMENLPELTKLEITNNPRLSYIHPQAFLRLGRLESLMLNSNALSALHQHTVLSLPSLREVSLYSNPLRCDCLFRWVAKEQPHTDTQMPQAVRFIQPQATLCSEPPELRARSVREVSITEMSASCLPLIPPGILPHYMGVREGERLTLHCRALAEPQPTIYWVTPSGMRLGPSDHTHSIKLASSQTSSYHSPLPSRASGNASVLTPSSPSSTAYRLLPEGTLEIVMVTAREAGLYTCVAENTLGADTHSVTVGVQGQGRGGLRRRMLEGRG